A window of the Clupea harengus chromosome 8, Ch_v2.0.2, whole genome shotgun sequence genome harbors these coding sequences:
- the cltca gene encoding clathrin, heavy chain a (Hc) isoform X1 codes for MAQILPIRFQEHLQLQNLGINPANIGFSTLTMESDKFICIREKVGEQAQVVIIDMADSANPIRRPISADSAIMNPASKVIALKDAAKTLQIFNIEMKSKMKAHTMTDDVTFWKWISLNTVALVTDNAVYHWSMEGDSQPVKVFDRHSSLAGCQIINYRTDAKQKWLLLIGISAQQNRVVGAMQLYSVDRKVSQPIEGHAASFAQFKMEGNAEESTLFCFAVRGQAGGKLHIIEVGTPPTGNQPFPKKAVDVFFPPEAQNDFPVAMQISSKQDVVFLITKYGYIHLYDLETGTCIYMNRISGETIFVTAPHEATAGIIGVNRKGQVLSVCVEEENIIPYITNVLQNPDLALRMAVRNNLAGAEELFARKFNNLFAAGNYSEAAKVAANAPKGILRTPDTIRRFQSVPAQPGQTSPLLQYFGILLDQGQLNKFESLELCRPVLQQGRKQLLEKWLKEDKLECSEELGDLVKSVDPTLALSVYLRANVPNKVIQCFAETGQFPKIVLYAKKVGYTPDWIFLLRNVMRISPDQGLQFAQMLVQDEEPLADITQIVDVFMEYNLVQQCTSFLLDALKNNRPTEGPLQTRLLEMNLMHAPQVADAILGNQMFTNYDRAHVAQLCEKAGLLQRALEHYTDLYDIKRAVVHTHLLNPEWLVNYFGSLSVEDSLECLRAMLSANIRQNLQICVQVASKYHEQLSTQSLTELFESFKSFEGLFYFLGSIVNFSQDPEVHFKYIQAACKTGQIKEVERICRESNCYDPERVKNFLKEAKLTDQLPLIIVCDRFDFVHDLVLYLYRNNLQKYIEIYVQKVNPSRLPVVIGGLLDVDCSEDVIKNLILVVRGQFSTDELVAEVEKRNRLKLLLPWLEARIHEGCEEPATHNALAKIYIDSNNNPERFLRENPYYDSRVVGKYCEKRDPHLACVAYERGQCDQELINVCNENSLFKSLSRYLVRRKDPELWASVLLETNPFRRPLIDQVVQTALSETQDPEEVSVTVKAFMTADLPNELIELLEKIVLDNSVFSEHRNLQNLLILTAIKADRTRVMEYINRLDNYDAPDIANIAISNELFEEAFAIFKKFDVNTSAVQVLIEHIGNLDRAYEFAERCNEPAVWSQLAKAQLQKGLVKEAIDSYIKADDPSAYMEVVQAADKSGNWEDLVKFLQMARKKARESYVETELIFALAKTNRLAELEEFINGPNNAHIQQVGDRCYDEKMYDAAKLLYNNVSNFGRLASTLVHLGEYQAAVDGARKANSTRTWKEVCFACVDGKEFRLAQMCGLHIVVHADELEELINYYQDRGYFEELITMLESALGLERAHMGMFTELAILYSKFKPQKMREHLELFWSRVNIPKVLRAAEQAHLWAELVFLYDKYEEYDNAILTMMSHPTDAWKEGQFKDIITKVANVELYYKAVQFYLEFKPLLLNDLLIVLSPRLDHSRAVNFFTKVKQLPLVKPYLRSVQNHNNKSVNEAVNNLFITEEDYQALRTSIDAYDNFDNITLAQRLEKHELIEFRRIAAYLFKGNNRWKQSVELCKKDKLYKDAMQYASESKDTELAEELLQWFLEEEKKECFASCLFTCYDLLRPDVVLETAWRHNIMDFSMPYFIQVMREYLSKVDKLETSESLRKEEEQATETQPIVYGTPQLMLTAGPTSVPVPPQQAYGYGYTGAPAGYAQPPAAAGFGYGM; via the exons CCGCCAAAACCCTTCAGATCTTTAACATCGAGATGAAGAGCAAGATGAAGGCCCACACCATGACCGACGACGTCACTTTCTGGAAGTGGATCTCCCTCAACACCGTAGCCCTGGTGACCGACAACGCCGTCTACCACTGGAGCATGGAGGGCGACTCGCAGCCAGTCAAAGTGTTCGACCGGCACTCCAGTCTGGCCGGCTGCCAGATTATCAACTACCGCACTGACGCCAAGCAGAAATGGCTGCTCCTCATCGGCATTTCAGCCCAG CAAAACCGTGTGGTGGGGGCCATGCAGCTCTACTCCGTGGACAGAAAGGTGTCCCAGCCCATCGAGGGCCACGCCGCCAGCTTCGCTCAGTTCAAGATGGAGGGCAACGCAGAGGAGTCCACGCTCTTCTGCTTCGCCGTGAGGGGCCAGGCAGGAGGAAAG CTGCACATCATCGAGGTGGGCACCCCACCAACGGGAAATCAGCCGTTTCCCAAAAAGGCAGTGGACGTGTTCTTCCCTCCCGAGGCCCAGAATGACTTCCCAGTGGCCATGCAG ATCAGCTCCAAACAGGATGTCGTGTTCCTCATCACCAAGTACGGCTACATCCACCTGTACGACCTGGAGACCGGCACCTGCATCTACATGAACCGCATCAGCGGGGAGACCATCTTTGTGACTGCCCCACACGAAGCCACCGCCGGCATCATCGGTGTCAACAGGAAAGGACAG gtgctgtctgtgtgtgtggaggaagagaACATCATTCCCTACATCACCAATGTGCTTCAGAATCCAGACCTGGCCCTGCGCATGGCCGTCCGCAACAACCTGGCCGGTGCCGAGGAGCTGTTTGCCCGCAAGTTCAACAACCTGTTTGCGGCAGGAAACTACTCCGAAGCTGCCAAGGTGGCAGCTAACGCTCCCAAG GGGATCCTGCGCACTCCAGACACCATCCGGCGCTTCCAGAGTGTTCCGGCGCAGCCGGGCCAGACCTCGCCGCTGCTCCAGTACTTCGGGATCCTGCTGGACCAGGGCCAGCTCAACAAGTTTGAGTCTCTGGAGCTGTGCAGGCCCGTCCTGCAGCAGGGACGCAAGCAGCTGCTGGAGAAATGGCTGAAGGAGGATAAG CTGGAGTGCTCCGAGGAGCTGGGAGACCTGGTCAAGTCTGTGGACCCCACCCTTGCCCTCAGCGTCTACCTGAGGGCCAACGTCCCCAACAAGGTCATCCAGTGCTTCGCCGAGACCGGCCAGTTTCCCAAAATCGTCCTCTACGCCAAGAAG gtTGGCTACACTCCAGACTGGATCTTCCTGCTGAGGAACGTGATGCGCATTAGCCCAGACCAGGGTCTGCAGTTCGCCCAGATGCTGGTGCAGGACGAGGAGCCGCTGGCCGACATCACACAG ATTGTAGATGTGTTCATGGAGTATAACCTGGTTCAGCAGTGCACTTCATTCCTACTTGACGCACTTAAGAACAACAGGCCCACCGAGGGTCCCCTGCAGACCCGCCTGCTCGAGATGAATCTGATGCATGCAccacag GTCGCTGACGCCATCCTGGGCAATCAGATGTTCACCAATTACGACAGGGCGCACGTGGCCCAGCTCTGCGAGAAGGCAGGCCTCCTCCAGAGGGCCCTAGAGCACTACACAGACCTGTACGACATCAAGCGGGCCgtggtccacacacacctgctcaaccCAGAG TGGCTGGTGAACTACTTCGGCTCCCTGTCGGTGGAGGACTCTCTGGAGTGCTTGAGGGCCATGCTGTCGGCAAACATTCGCCAGAACCTGCAGATCTGCGTGCAGGTGGCCTCCAAGTACCACGAGCAGCTCTCCACCCAGAGCCTCACGGAGCTCTTCGAGTCCTTCAAGAGCTTTGAGG GTCTCTTCTATTTCCTGGGGTCCATTGTGAACTTCAGTCAGGACCCTGAAGTGCACTTCAAATACATCCAGGCCGCATGCAAGACCGGCCAGATCAAAGAGGTGGAGCGCATCTGCAGGGAGAGCAACTGCTACGACCCTGAGCGCGTCAAGAACTTCCTCAAG GAAGCCAAGCTGACAGACCAGCTGCCGCTCATCATTGTGTGCGACCGCTTCGACTTTGTGCACGACCTGGTCCTCTACTTGTATCGCAACAACCTGCAGAAGTACATTGAGATCTACGTACAGAAG GTGAACCCGAGCCGTCTGCCAGTGGTGATCGGTGGCCTTCTGGACGTGGACTGCTCTGAGGACGTCATCAAGAACCTGATTCTGGTGGTCCGGGGCCAGTTCTCGACTGACGAGCTGGTGGCAGAagtggagaagaggaacag GCTGAAGCTCCTCTTGCCCTGGCTGGAGGCTCGTATCCATGAGGGCTGCGAGGAGCCGGCGACACACAACGCCCTCGCCAAGATCTACAtcgacagcaacaacaaccccGAGCGCTTCCTGCGGGAGAACCCCTACTACGACAGCCGCGTGGTGGGCAAGTACTGCGAGAAGAGGGACCCCCACCTGGCCTGTGTCGCGTACGAGAGGGGACAGTGCGACCAGGAGCTCATCAAC GTCTGCAATGAGAACTCTCTCTTCAAGAGTCTGTCCCGCTACCTGGTCCGCAGGAAGGACCCGGAGCTGTGGGCCAGCGTTCTGCTGGAGACCAACCCATTCAGGAGGCCCCTCATTGACCAG GTGGTGCAGACTGCTCTGTCTGAGACTCAGGACCCCGAGGAGGTGTCCGTCACAGTCAAGGCCTTCATGACCGCTGACCTGCCTAACGAACTCATTGAACTCCTGGAGAAGATTGTGCTGGACAACTCTGTCTTCAGTGAACACAG gAACCTCCAGAACCTGCTGATACTGACGGCTATCAAAGCAGACCGCACTCGTGTCATGGAGTACATCAACCGCCTGGACAACTACGACGCCCCTGACATTGCCAACATCGCCATCAGCAACGAGCTCTTTGAGGAAGCCTTCGCCATTTTCAAGAAGTTTGATGTCAACACATCTGCCGTGCAG GTCCTGATTGAGCATATCGGTAACCTGGACCGGGCGTACGAGTTTGCCGAGCGCTGCAACGAGCCGGCCGTGTGGAGCCAGCTGGCCAAAGCCCAGCTGCAGAAGGGCCTGGTGAAGGAGGCCATCGACTCCTACATCAAGGCAGACGACCCCTCCGCCTACATGGAGGTGGTGCAGGCCGCAGATAAGAGCG GTAACTGGGAGGACCTGGTGAAGTTCTTGCAGATGGCCCGTAAGAAGGCCCGCGAGTCCTACGTGGAGACGGAGCTCATCTTTGCCCTGGCCAAGACCAACCGGCTGGCTGAGCTGGAAGAGTTCATCAACGGACCAAACAATGCCCACATCCAGCAG GTCGGCGACCGTTGTTATGACGAGAAAATGTACGACGCTGCCAAGCTTCTGTACAACAACGTGTCCAACTTTGGGCGTCTGGCCTCCACCCTGGTGCACCTCGGGGAGTACCAGGCGGCTGTGGACGGAGCCCGCAAGGCCAACAGCACACGCACATGGAAGGAG GTGTGCTTTGCCTGTGTGGATGGGAAGGAGTTCCGGTTGGCCCAGATGTGTGGTCTCCACATTGTGGTCCATGCTGATGAGTTGGAGGAGCTGATCAACTATTATCAG gaccGCGGTTACTTTGAGGAGTTGATCACCATGTTGGAGTCGGCGCTGGGCCTGGAGCGTGCACACATGGGCATGTTTACAGAGCTGGCCATCCTCTACTCCAAATTCAAGCCGCAGAAGATGAGGGAGCACCTGGAGCTCTTCTGGTCCAGAGTCAACATTCCAAAG GTTTTGAGGGCTGCAGAGCAGGCCCACCTTTGGGCAGAGTTGGTCTTCCTGTACGACAAGTACGAGGAGTACGACAATGCCATCCTCACCATGATGAGCCACCCCACAGACGCCTGGAAGGAGGGCCAGTTCAAAGACATCATTACCAAG GTGGCCAATGTTGAGCTTTACTACAAAGCTGTCCAGTTCTACTTGGAATTCAAGCCGTTGTTACTGAATGACCTGCTCATCGTGCTGTCCCCGAGACTGGACCACTCCCGAGCGGTCAACTTCTTCACCAAG GTGAAGCAGCTGCCTCTGGTTAAGCCATACCTGAGGTCAGTACAGAACCACAATAACAAATCTGTCAACGAAGCAGTCAACAACCTCTTTATCACTGAGGAAGACTACCAg GCCCTGAGGACGTCCATAGACGCCTATGACAACTTTGACAACATCACCCTGGCCCAGCGGTTGGAGAAGCACGAGCTCATCGAGTTCAGGAGAATCGCTGCCTACCTCTTCAAGGGCAACAACCGCTGGAAACAGAGTGTGGAGCTCTGCAAGAAAGACAAACTGTACAAG GATGCGATGCAGTACGCGTCCGAGTCCAAGGACACAGAGCTGGCCGAGGAGCTGCTGCAGTGgttcctggaggaggagaagaaggagtgCTTTGCCTCCTGCCTCTTCACCTGCTACGACCTGCTGCGGCCCGACGTGGTGCTGGAGACGGCCTGGAGGCACAACATCATGGACTTCTCCATGCCCTACTTCATCCAGGTCATGAGGGAGTACCTCTCCAAG GTGGACAAGCTGGAGACCTCTGAATCGctcaggaaagaggaggagcaggccaCTGAAACACAACCAATTGTTTATG